A genomic segment from Actinomadura hallensis encodes:
- a CDS encoding MCE family protein, whose amino-acid sequence MRVPAKTKARARATAKVSAKVTALCTAAAVLAAGCSMRVEDIPLPGGADLGDHPYTVKVQFEDVLNLVPQAAVRVNDVPVGRVKEVSLPKGAWNAEVTLLVNGDVRLPANAVANLEQSSLLGEKYIELSAPAQPSAQPLTDGAVIPVARTSRNADVEEVFGALSLLLSGGGLPQIRTINRELNKALGGREETIRSALRNLDELTSTLNRNRESITAALDGLNRLSATVRSRNGQVETVLGDLSPGLKVLEDQRGQLVEMLRELEKLSDVAVKTINASKDDTAANLRSLAVVLRKLADSGRNLPKSLEVLLTFPFTDEALKAVKGDYLNGYLTVVAAEGFNCVMPPVEERPPRKTFDDEDGGPEGAQPLAAAAAKAAGAPGPQPPPCPEPETAGAGAPASTGPEPEGPQQGAPRVESDDPGPGVPGEPGGAPPLPLPTLGEGD is encoded by the coding sequence ATGCGCGTGCCGGCGAAGACGAAGGCGAGGGCGAGGGCGACGGCGAAGGTGTCGGCGAAGGTGACGGCCCTCTGCACCGCCGCGGCCGTCCTGGCGGCGGGCTGCTCGATGCGGGTCGAGGACATCCCGCTCCCGGGCGGCGCCGACCTCGGCGACCACCCGTACACGGTGAAGGTGCAGTTCGAGGACGTGCTGAACCTCGTCCCGCAGGCGGCGGTCCGGGTGAACGACGTCCCCGTCGGGCGGGTGAAGGAGGTGTCGCTGCCGAAGGGCGCGTGGAACGCCGAGGTCACGCTGCTGGTGAACGGCGACGTGCGGCTCCCGGCGAACGCGGTCGCGAACCTGGAGCAGTCGAGCCTGCTGGGGGAGAAGTACATCGAGCTGTCCGCCCCCGCCCAGCCGTCCGCGCAGCCGCTGACCGACGGCGCCGTGATCCCGGTGGCCCGCACGTCGCGCAACGCCGACGTGGAGGAGGTCTTCGGCGCGCTGTCGCTGCTGCTGTCGGGCGGCGGGCTCCCCCAGATCCGGACGATCAACAGGGAGCTGAACAAGGCGCTCGGCGGGCGGGAGGAAACGATCCGGTCCGCGCTGCGGAACCTCGACGAGCTGACCAGCACCCTCAACCGCAACCGCGAGTCGATCACCGCCGCGCTCGACGGGCTGAACCGCCTGTCGGCCACGGTGCGGTCCCGCAACGGCCAGGTGGAGACGGTCCTCGGCGACCTGTCGCCGGGCCTGAAGGTTCTGGAGGACCAGCGCGGCCAGCTCGTGGAGATGCTGCGCGAGCTGGAGAAGCTGTCGGACGTCGCGGTCAAGACGATCAACGCCAGCAAGGACGACACGGCCGCGAACCTGCGCTCCCTCGCGGTCGTCCTCCGCAAGCTCGCCGACTCGGGCCGGAACCTGCCGAAGTCGCTGGAGGTCCTGCTCACCTTCCCGTTCACCGACGAGGCGCTCAAGGCCGTCAAGGGCGACTACCTGAACGGCTACCTCACCGTCGTCGCCGCCGAGGGGTTCAACTGCGTCATGCCGCCGGTGGAGGAACGGCCGCCGAGGAAGACCTTCGACGACGAGGACGGCGGGCCGGAGGGGGCGCAGCCGCTCGCGGCGGCGGCCGCGAAGGCCGCGGGGGCTCCGGGCCCGCAGCCTCCGCCGTGCCCCGAGCCGGAGACCGCGGGCGCCGGGGCGCCCGCGTCCACCGGGCCGGAGCCGGAGGGGCCGCAGCAGGGCGCCCCGCGGGTCGAGTCCGATGACCCGGGCCCGGGCGTCCCGGGTGAGCCCGGCGGTGCGCCGCCCCTGCCGCTGCCGACGCTCGGGGAGGGCGACTGA
- a CDS encoding MlaE family ABC transporter permease, which translates to MAIIPGARRFRPVKLVSWLDRPGDQLTFYVKALLWTPRALRRYLRESLRLLGEVAFGSGALAVIGGTVGVMIGMTVFTGVVVGLQGYAALDQIGSSAFTGFVSAYFNTREIAPLVSGLALSATVGAGFTAQLGAMRINEEIDALEGMGVPSLPYLVTTRIIAGSVAIVPLYGIGLLSSYLASRQVTLWFNGQSAGTYDHYFNIFLAPEDVVLSFVKVLIFSVMVVLAHCYYGYRAVGGPAGVGVAVGRAVRTAIVLISVTDFFISLAIWGATTTVKVTG; encoded by the coding sequence ATGGCGATCATCCCGGGTGCCCGCCGGTTCCGTCCGGTCAAGCTCGTGTCGTGGCTGGACCGGCCCGGCGACCAGCTCACCTTCTACGTCAAGGCGCTGCTGTGGACGCCGCGCGCCCTGCGCCGCTACCTGCGCGAGTCGCTGCGGCTGCTCGGCGAGGTCGCGTTCGGCAGCGGGGCGCTGGCGGTCATCGGCGGCACCGTCGGCGTGATGATCGGCATGACGGTGTTCACCGGCGTCGTCGTCGGCCTCCAGGGGTACGCGGCGCTCGACCAGATCGGGTCGTCGGCGTTCACCGGGTTCGTCTCGGCGTACTTCAACACCCGCGAGATCGCGCCGCTGGTGTCGGGCCTGGCGCTGTCGGCGACGGTCGGCGCCGGGTTCACCGCGCAGCTCGGCGCGATGCGGATCAACGAGGAGATCGACGCGCTGGAGGGCATGGGCGTCCCGTCCCTGCCCTACCTGGTGACGACCCGGATCATCGCGGGCAGCGTCGCCATCGTCCCGCTGTACGGGATCGGGCTGCTGAGCTCCTATCTCGCGTCCCGGCAGGTGACGCTGTGGTTCAACGGGCAGTCCGCCGGGACCTATGACCACTACTTCAACATCTTCCTCGCCCCAGAGGACGTGGTGCTGTCGTTCGTCAAGGTGCTGATCTTCAGCGTCATGGTGGTGCTCGCGCACTGCTACTACGGCTACCGCGCGGTCGGCGGCCCGGCGGGCGTGGGCGTCGCCGTCGGCCGCGCGGTCCGCACCGCGATCGTGCTGATCAGCGTGACGGACTTCTTCATCAGCCTCGCCATCTGGGGCGCGACGACGACGGTGAAGGTGACGGGCTGA
- a CDS encoding MCE family protein — MTPPTPPPPTPPPGGPPTPPGGPTPPSGGPPPPGGGAPPPGGGAPPPDGPTAPLPRALPRPKKGRPRLKPLRDRNPISVAIVGLVVLLVLGMVAFRADDLPVIGGGTTYHAYFSEAAGLKPDQEVRVAGVKVGKVTGVELEGDKVRVTFRVKDIWVGDASRAAIMIKTLLGSKYLQLDPLGAREQDPDEPIPLERTVAPYDVTTAFQDLGRTFEQLDTAKLAASLETISTTFEDTPASVRTALQGLSALSTTIASRDAELARLLAGTKRLSGTIAAQNAQFEALFEDGNLLLAELRRRREAIHAILVGTRRLADELTGLVEDNRRNLGPTLRSLKKVTALLERNQRNLDRTLENAAPYLRLVGNTTGNGRWVDGYLCGTVPKNYLENGRWTPPVKGCEPPHLTGGR; from the coding sequence ATGACGCCCCCGACCCCGCCGCCCCCGACCCCGCCGCCGGGCGGGCCCCCGACCCCGCCGGGCGGGCCCACACCGCCCTCGGGCGGACCTCCGCCGCCGGGCGGGGGAGCACCGCCGCCGGGCGGCGGAGCCCCGCCCCCGGACGGGCCGACCGCGCCGCTGCCCCGCGCGCTGCCGCGCCCGAAGAAGGGCCGGCCGCGGCTGAAGCCGCTGCGCGACCGCAACCCGATCTCGGTCGCGATCGTCGGCCTGGTCGTGCTGCTGGTGCTCGGCATGGTGGCGTTCCGCGCCGACGACCTGCCGGTCATCGGCGGCGGGACGACCTACCACGCGTACTTCTCCGAGGCCGCCGGGCTGAAGCCCGACCAGGAGGTCCGGGTCGCGGGCGTGAAGGTCGGCAAGGTCACCGGCGTCGAGCTGGAGGGCGACAAGGTCAGGGTCACCTTCCGGGTGAAGGACATCTGGGTCGGCGACGCCTCCCGCGCCGCCATCATGATCAAGACGCTGCTGGGGTCGAAGTACCTCCAGCTCGACCCGCTCGGCGCCCGGGAACAGGACCCCGACGAGCCGATCCCGCTGGAGCGGACCGTCGCCCCCTACGACGTGACGACCGCGTTCCAGGACCTCGGGCGGACGTTCGAGCAGCTCGACACGGCCAAGCTCGCGGCGAGCCTGGAGACGATCTCCACGACGTTCGAGGACACCCCGGCCAGCGTCCGCACGGCGCTCCAGGGCCTGTCGGCGCTGTCGACCACGATCGCCTCCCGGGACGCGGAGCTGGCGCGGCTCCTCGCCGGAACCAAGCGGCTGTCGGGCACCATCGCCGCGCAGAACGCCCAGTTCGAGGCGCTGTTCGAGGACGGCAACCTGCTGCTCGCCGAGCTGCGCCGCCGGCGGGAGGCGATCCACGCGATCCTCGTCGGCACGCGGCGGCTGGCCGACGAGCTCACCGGCCTCGTCGAGGACAACCGGCGGAACCTCGGCCCGACGCTCCGCTCGCTGAAGAAGGTCACCGCCCTTCTCGAACGCAACCAGCGGAACCTGGACCGCACCCTGGAGAACGCCGCCCCCTACCTGCGTCTCGTCGGCAACACGACCGGCAACGGCCGGTGGGTCGACGGCTACCTGTGCGGCACCGTCCCCAAGAACTACCTGGAGAACGGCCGCTGGACGCCGCCCGTGAAGGGCTGCGAGCCGCCGCACCTGACGGGAGGCCGGTGA
- a CDS encoding MCE family protein — protein MLTLGTRIKIVTFVVIAVVVVGYTSVRYADLGRYFGMRGYYTVDLDLPTTGGLFEGSAVSYRGVTVGEVGKLDLSDDGVIAELRIMDSAPDIPVNLEAVVANRSAVGEQYVDLRPRTENGPHLAHGATIPRSATTTPAPVNETLKSLNDLAGSLPLDDVRVLIDELGLAFAGQGPHLQQLLDTSARFVSASDAAFPETRALIHNGEDVLRTQNELSGAFKSFSLNTRLLARQLRDSDADLRAVIRSGPGAGAELSRLLRDLDPGLSVLLADFVTMARLGEPRQAAIEELLARLPQVAGMVSTLVAGDKLRVGFATTFFNPQPCTRGYGGTRYRNGLDLSKAPAFNRDARCTEPPSTGINVRGSANAPRKGVPEPAKPGSLSRTEVTDILSTFGLSAPAESEVPADLRGLLGLGGAR, from the coding sequence ATGCTGACTCTGGGCACCCGCATCAAGATCGTCACATTCGTCGTGATCGCCGTGGTCGTCGTCGGCTACACCAGCGTCCGGTACGCCGACCTCGGCCGCTACTTCGGGATGCGCGGCTACTACACCGTCGACCTCGACCTGCCGACCACCGGCGGGCTGTTCGAGGGGTCGGCGGTCTCCTACCGGGGCGTCACCGTCGGCGAGGTCGGCAAGCTGGACCTGAGCGACGACGGCGTCATCGCCGAGCTCCGCATCATGGACTCCGCGCCGGACATCCCGGTGAACCTGGAGGCCGTCGTCGCCAACCGCTCCGCCGTGGGCGAGCAGTACGTCGACCTGCGGCCGCGGACCGAGAACGGGCCCCACCTGGCGCACGGCGCCACGATCCCGCGGAGCGCCACCACCACCCCCGCGCCGGTGAACGAGACGCTCAAGAGCCTCAACGACCTCGCCGGGTCGCTGCCGCTGGACGACGTCCGGGTCCTGATCGACGAGCTGGGCCTGGCGTTCGCCGGGCAGGGGCCGCACCTCCAGCAGCTCCTCGACACCAGCGCCCGGTTCGTGTCGGCGTCCGACGCGGCGTTCCCGGAGACCCGCGCGCTGATCCACAACGGCGAGGACGTGCTGCGCACGCAGAACGAGCTGTCCGGCGCGTTCAAGTCGTTCTCGCTGAACACGCGCCTGCTGGCGCGGCAGCTCCGCGACTCCGACGCGGACCTGCGCGCCGTCATCCGGTCCGGTCCGGGCGCGGGCGCCGAGCTGTCCCGCCTGCTCCGAGACCTCGACCCCGGGCTGAGCGTGCTGCTGGCCGACTTCGTCACCATGGCGCGGCTGGGCGAGCCGCGCCAGGCCGCGATCGAGGAGCTGCTGGCCCGGCTGCCGCAGGTCGCCGGCATGGTGTCGACCCTCGTCGCCGGCGACAAGCTGCGGGTCGGCTTCGCGACCACGTTCTTCAACCCGCAGCCCTGCACGCGCGGCTACGGCGGGACCCGCTACCGCAACGGCCTCGACCTGTCCAAGGCCCCCGCGTTCAACCGCGACGCCCGCTGCACGGAGCCGCCGAGCACCGGCATCAACGTGCGCGGGTCGGCGAACGCGCCGCGCAAGGGAGTTCCCGAGCCGGCCAAGCCGGGGTCCCTGTCCCGGACCGAGGTCACCGACATCCTCAGCACGTTCGGGCTCTCCGCCCCCGCGGAGTCCGAGGTCCCCGCCGACCTGCGCGGCCTCCTCGGACTCGGGGGCGCGCGGTGA
- a CDS encoding MCE family protein: MARRGALHVAGQRLAGLVFLLVPALLIWLSIAIYNKRFTETTTVTLRTGTAGHEMHPLADVKVRGVVVGEVRSIRADGGGAELELALKPEMTDRIPSNVTAMLLPTTVFGARYVALNPRPGEPAPPISDGDVISEDRSENAVELSQLLDRTMDLLNTVQPAKLAATLNAMSTALEGRGDQIGRNFEQLDAFLRRFNPEVPALARNLRELAEFTQHASDAAPDLLQALTDLTVTSRTIAEQRTAISELYEAVSGSSADLEDFLRANSGNIIELATKSRPSLDLLRRYAPAAPCTFRTLAEFVPKMNRVLGKGTDRPGLRGTVVPVPNKGRYKPGVDAPRYGAGGGPRCPSVPYLPTGGGETKVLPAGGAPGAGGAAGGGLGPANSASENDLVNELTGPVVDEVPEELPDWSSVLVGPIYRGTEVTVQ; this comes from the coding sequence ATGGCGAGACGCGGTGCGCTGCACGTGGCCGGGCAGCGGCTGGCGGGACTGGTGTTCCTGCTGGTCCCGGCGCTGCTGATCTGGCTGTCGATCGCGATCTACAACAAGCGGTTCACCGAGACGACGACCGTGACGCTGCGCACCGGGACGGCCGGGCACGAGATGCACCCGCTCGCGGACGTGAAGGTCCGCGGCGTCGTCGTCGGGGAGGTCCGCTCGATCCGGGCGGACGGCGGCGGCGCCGAGCTGGAGCTGGCGCTGAAACCGGAGATGACCGACCGGATCCCGTCGAACGTCACCGCGATGCTGCTGCCCACGACGGTGTTCGGCGCGCGGTACGTCGCGCTGAACCCGCGGCCGGGGGAGCCGGCGCCGCCGATCTCCGACGGCGATGTGATCTCCGAGGACCGCAGCGAGAACGCGGTGGAGCTGTCCCAGCTGCTCGACCGGACCATGGACCTGCTCAACACCGTCCAGCCGGCCAAGCTGGCGGCGACGCTGAACGCGATGTCCACCGCGCTCGAAGGGCGCGGCGACCAGATCGGCCGGAACTTCGAGCAGCTCGACGCGTTCCTGCGCAGGTTCAACCCGGAGGTGCCGGCGCTCGCCCGCAACCTGCGGGAGCTGGCGGAGTTCACGCAGCACGCGTCCGACGCCGCGCCCGACCTGCTGCAGGCGCTCACGGACCTGACCGTCACGAGCCGCACCATCGCCGAGCAGCGCACCGCGATCTCCGAGCTGTACGAGGCGGTGTCGGGGTCGTCCGCGGACCTGGAGGACTTCCTGCGCGCCAACTCCGGCAACATCATCGAGCTGGCGACGAAGAGCCGTCCCAGCCTGGACCTGCTGCGCCGGTACGCCCCGGCCGCGCCGTGCACGTTCCGCACGCTCGCCGAGTTCGTGCCGAAGATGAACCGGGTCCTCGGCAAGGGCACCGACAGGCCCGGCCTCCGCGGGACGGTCGTGCCCGTCCCGAACAAGGGCCGCTACAAGCCGGGCGTGGACGCGCCGCGGTACGGCGCGGGCGGCGGCCCGCGGTGCCCGAGCGTCCCGTACCTGCCGACCGGCGGCGGCGAGACGAAGGTGCTCCCCGCGGGCGGTGCGCCCGGGGCGGGCGGCGCCGCCGGCGGCGGCCTCGGCCCGGCGAACTCGGCGTCCGAGAACGACCTGGTGAACGAGCTGACCGGCCCGGTCGTGGACGAGGTGCCCGAGGAACTCCCCGACTGGTCCAGCGTGCTCGTCGGGCCGATCTACCGGGGCACGGAGGTGACGGTCCAGTGA
- a CDS encoding MCE family protein, which translates to MASSPTRTVKLPRLPSPTRDRQVRVLEAIVLVFVVLVAVALIPVLSDGPGRRITAYFATTIGVYPGSDVRVLGVRVGSVDSIEPLGTRVKVDMTVDKDVDVPAGAYAVVVAPNLVSDRYVQLAPAYSGGPKMPPGAAIDVSRTATPLELDQLYTAVRTFANDLGPEGVNARGALSDVISVGAANLGGNGKLLNTTIADLGKLSQTLADSSGDLYATVANLNKFSEMLKNNDAQIRLVENQFAEVSGFLSADREELGAALESLARALGEVKQFIAENRKELTDNVDRLTRITKILVEQRASLAEILDTAPLVAQNALNAYDPKTRSLVARGNLLEITKAFGSLDQPGVDPPAANASPLCASAVSASERIREQCERLRKPGLAPVPPSQDGGGPPLPLPPAGPTYTGDGEKGGR; encoded by the coding sequence ATGGCGTCGTCCCCGACACGCACCGTGAAGCTGCCGCGGCTGCCGTCCCCGACCCGGGACCGGCAGGTGCGCGTGCTCGAAGCGATCGTCCTGGTGTTCGTCGTGCTCGTCGCGGTCGCGCTGATCCCGGTGCTGAGCGACGGCCCGGGGCGCAGGATCACCGCCTACTTCGCCACCACCATCGGCGTCTACCCCGGATCCGACGTCCGCGTCCTCGGCGTGCGGGTCGGCTCTGTCGACTCCATCGAGCCGCTCGGGACCCGGGTCAAGGTCGACATGACCGTGGACAAGGACGTGGACGTGCCCGCCGGCGCCTACGCCGTCGTGGTCGCCCCGAACCTCGTCTCCGACCGGTACGTGCAGCTCGCCCCCGCCTACAGCGGCGGGCCGAAGATGCCGCCCGGCGCCGCGATCGACGTGAGCCGCACCGCGACGCCGCTCGAGCTCGACCAGCTCTACACCGCCGTGCGCACGTTCGCGAACGATCTGGGGCCGGAGGGGGTGAACGCCCGGGGCGCGCTGTCGGACGTCATCAGCGTCGGCGCCGCCAACCTCGGCGGCAACGGCAAGCTGCTCAACACCACGATCGCCGATCTCGGCAAGCTGTCCCAGACGCTCGCGGACTCCAGCGGCGACCTGTACGCCACCGTCGCCAACCTCAACAAGTTCAGCGAGATGCTCAAGAACAACGACGCGCAGATCAGGCTGGTGGAGAACCAGTTCGCCGAGGTCAGCGGCTTCCTCTCCGCGGACCGGGAGGAGCTCGGGGCGGCGCTGGAGAGCCTGGCGCGGGCGCTCGGCGAGGTGAAGCAGTTCATCGCCGAGAACCGTAAGGAGCTCACGGACAACGTCGACCGGCTCACCCGCATCACGAAGATCCTCGTCGAGCAGCGCGCGTCGCTCGCCGAGATCCTCGACACGGCGCCGCTGGTGGCGCAGAACGCGCTGAACGCCTACGACCCGAAGACCCGCTCGCTGGTGGCCCGCGGCAATCTGCTGGAGATCACCAAGGCGTTCGGCAGCCTCGACCAGCCGGGCGTCGACCCGCCCGCGGCCAACGCCAGCCCGCTGTGCGCGTCGGCGGTCTCCGCCTCCGAGCGGATCCGGGAGCAGTGCGAGCGGCTGCGGAAGCCGGGCCTGGCGCCCGTCCCGCCGTCGCAGGACGGCGGCGGGCCGCCGCTGCCGCTGCCGCCCGCGGGCCCCACGTACACGGGCGACGGGGAGAAGGGAGGCCGCTGA
- a CDS encoding DUF6801 domain-containing protein: MSRNVARVAAIAAVTVSSGALVAVPPAVADIGADMTFVCTGEAGTHEVGLRVETSVPTSGAVGEPVQPGTVRVDVGVPAELVDEAIGKSPDDESPAPPVTGVEPTPAIAGVAQIRVAVRDSGRMRGGGWPAFALAAAPTREDGVVHLNGSGVAPPVVPLSPGGLSWVVGRLDLSLMPDDAAARRDEAELSLRCTAEKDAVLGNVRVRSGDPATAPGVPSGISRQAAAIQDDQCEELPGPGNDPRYDFNNDPALREIYDTPGLPDGMNLIPDDGVPMCIKGAGFFNVKKAGNAIPIATETLLRRSVETYTPIDGFTGPNYFEDRGYAFNKTFPVPGTVLGFGFMPTRAVAEAVQVRAPGAGKDAPITGNYQLFSMQPLFPPNYIEETGIDVKTYVRVQAGTASVNGVSLDLGDKCTTAPTLLSAHSFMGTQETGILKPEPGQTIIAEDIEIPAFTGCGVTEDLSPLLTASVSGAGNYANIESGQWCNFEDKSGCIDGAAAQPETFTVRPGGDVTAVAQPFTLSSLFGGQFICESATLRFPLKQAHWQARYMLTKARMSVEGCEAKGSDGTAYPVEDVTAESVYLNLVALQEDGTLSFSVNNIQLRSSVQVGGNKCTLEFANSVFDYSTFGYVEVPGYFEASYDNETGILAATSATGVTFSPKSTCTTIPGFIVGVALGEIKGDFALRPRQSIVSP, from the coding sequence ATGTCCAGAAACGTCGCGCGGGTCGCGGCGATCGCGGCGGTCACCGTGAGCAGCGGCGCCCTGGTGGCGGTCCCGCCGGCCGTGGCGGACATCGGAGCGGACATGACGTTCGTGTGCACCGGGGAGGCCGGCACGCACGAGGTGGGGCTGCGGGTGGAGACCAGCGTCCCGACCTCCGGTGCCGTCGGCGAGCCGGTGCAGCCGGGCACCGTCAGGGTCGATGTCGGCGTCCCCGCGGAGCTGGTGGACGAGGCGATCGGGAAGTCCCCGGATGATGAGTCTCCGGCACCGCCGGTGACGGGCGTCGAGCCCACCCCCGCGATCGCGGGCGTGGCGCAGATCCGCGTCGCCGTGCGGGACTCCGGCCGTATGCGGGGCGGCGGTTGGCCGGCCTTCGCATTGGCGGCCGCGCCGACGCGTGAGGACGGGGTCGTGCACCTGAACGGTAGCGGGGTGGCGCCGCCGGTGGTGCCTCTGTCGCCGGGCGGGCTCTCGTGGGTGGTCGGCCGGCTGGATCTGTCACTGATGCCGGACGACGCGGCGGCCCGCCGGGACGAGGCGGAGTTGTCTCTGCGCTGCACGGCGGAGAAGGATGCGGTGCTGGGGAACGTGCGGGTGCGATCCGGGGACCCGGCGACGGCCCCCGGTGTGCCGAGCGGAATCTCCCGGCAGGCCGCGGCCATCCAGGATGATCAGTGCGAGGAGCTCCCCGGGCCGGGAAATGATCCCCGCTACGACTTCAACAACGATCCGGCTCTGCGGGAGATCTACGACACGCCCGGGTTGCCCGACGGCATGAATCTCATCCCCGACGACGGTGTGCCGATGTGCATCAAGGGGGCGGGGTTCTTCAATGTCAAGAAGGCGGGGAACGCCATCCCCATCGCCACTGAGACCCTCCTGCGGAGATCTGTCGAAACCTATACCCCCATCGACGGGTTCACCGGGCCGAACTACTTCGAGGATCGCGGCTACGCCTTCAACAAGACCTTTCCCGTCCCCGGCACCGTCCTGGGCTTCGGGTTCATGCCGACACGTGCGGTGGCCGAGGCCGTACAGGTCCGAGCCCCAGGGGCGGGGAAGGACGCCCCGATCACAGGCAACTACCAGCTCTTCAGCATGCAGCCCCTTTTTCCGCCCAACTACATCGAAGAGACCGGGATAGATGTCAAGACCTACGTTCGGGTCCAGGCCGGCACGGCTTCGGTGAACGGCGTGTCCCTCGATCTCGGCGATAAATGCACGACGGCTCCGACGCTGCTTTCCGCACACTCGTTCATGGGGACGCAGGAGACCGGAATTCTCAAGCCGGAGCCCGGGCAAACGATCATCGCGGAGGACATCGAGATTCCGGCGTTCACGGGCTGCGGAGTGACGGAGGATCTCAGTCCGCTCCTCACCGCGAGTGTTTCGGGGGCGGGCAACTACGCGAACATCGAGTCCGGGCAGTGGTGCAACTTCGAGGACAAGTCCGGGTGCATCGACGGCGCGGCGGCCCAGCCGGAGACCTTCACGGTACGCCCCGGCGGGGACGTGACCGCAGTCGCTCAGCCGTTCACGCTCTCCTCCCTGTTCGGCGGCCAGTTCATCTGCGAGTCGGCGACGCTGCGATTCCCCTTGAAGCAGGCGCACTGGCAGGCGCGCTACATGCTCACGAAGGCCCGTATGTCGGTGGAGGGCTGTGAGGCCAAGGGGTCGGACGGGACCGCTTACCCGGTGGAGGACGTCACTGCGGAGAGCGTGTACCTGAATCTGGTGGCCCTACAAGAGGACGGCACCCTGTCGTTCTCCGTGAACAATATCCAGCTCAGATCGTCGGTGCAGGTGGGCGGGAACAAGTGCACCTTGGAATTCGCCAACAGTGTATTCGATTACAGCACCTTCGGATACGTCGAGGTGCCGGGATACTTCGAGGCGTCCTACGACAACGAAACCGGCATCCTGGCCGCGACCTCTGCCACGGGAGTCACCTTCTCACCGAAGTCGACGTGTACCACCATTCCGGGATTCATCGTGGGTGTGGCTCTTGGTGAGATCAAGGGTGACTTCGCCCTTCGGCCGCGGCAGAGCATCGTCAGCCCCTGA
- a CDS encoding MCE family protein, protein MRLTGQGLKGMAFPLTSSLIFITVTVMATALLASSITGATSGDRVTYHAKFTDVAGLHPGHGVRIAGVEVGQVEKIEVTDRRLALVTFEVDRDREIPASATAAVKYLNLVGGRYIALDQGTGPPGEKLPPGGTIPVQNTSGTLNLTQLFQGFQPLMQALSPGDANKLSESIVKVLQGEAGTVESLLRTVGQLTSTLAAKDEVIGQVIANLNSVVQTINSRDRQLVELVGTLREFTSGLAADRRPIGEAIASIADLTTATAGLLQVTRDPLKDDIVQLGRLSDNLNRDAPLVERFLKRTPTKLETFGRLASYGSWMNFYQCEVKLVGVRYAGSDLTGQPPPTGIPIKDARCRG, encoded by the coding sequence GTGAGGCTCACCGGCCAGGGGCTGAAGGGGATGGCGTTCCCCCTCACCAGCTCGCTGATCTTCATCACGGTGACGGTGATGGCGACCGCGCTGCTGGCGTCCAGCATCACCGGCGCCACCAGCGGCGACCGCGTCACCTACCACGCCAAGTTCACCGACGTGGCGGGGCTGCATCCCGGGCACGGGGTCCGGATCGCGGGCGTCGAGGTCGGCCAGGTCGAGAAGATCGAGGTGACCGACCGCCGGCTGGCGCTGGTCACGTTCGAGGTGGACCGCGACCGCGAGATCCCCGCGTCGGCGACCGCGGCGGTGAAGTACCTCAACCTGGTCGGCGGCCGCTACATCGCCCTCGACCAGGGGACGGGCCCGCCCGGGGAGAAGCTGCCGCCCGGCGGGACGATCCCGGTGCAGAACACGTCCGGCACGCTGAACCTCACCCAGCTCTTCCAGGGGTTCCAGCCGCTGATGCAGGCGCTGTCGCCCGGGGACGCCAACAAGCTCTCCGAGTCGATCGTGAAGGTGCTGCAGGGCGAGGCCGGGACGGTCGAGAGCCTGCTGCGGACGGTGGGGCAGCTGACCAGCACGCTCGCCGCCAAGGACGAGGTGATCGGCCAGGTCATCGCGAACCTGAACAGCGTCGTGCAGACGATCAACTCGCGGGACCGGCAGCTCGTCGAGCTGGTCGGCACGCTCCGTGAGTTCACCTCGGGGCTCGCCGCCGACCGCAGGCCGATCGGAGAGGCGATCGCGTCGATCGCCGACCTGACGACCGCGACCGCCGGGCTGCTGCAGGTCACGCGGGACCCGCTGAAGGACGACATCGTGCAGCTCGGCCGCCTCAGCGACAACCTCAACCGGGACGCGCCGCTGGTGGAGCGGTTCCTGAAGCGGACGCCCACGAAGCTGGAGACGTTCGGGCGGCTGGCCTCCTACGGGTCGTGGATGAACTTCTACCAGTGCGAGGTCAAGCTGGTCGGCGTCCGCTACGCCGGGTCCGACCTGACCGGCCAGCCGCCGCCCACCGGTATCCCGATCAAGGACGCGAGGTGCCGCGGATGA